CAATGTTGCGGGGTCGATTGCCTAGTCGTTTGACGATTGGCGATCGCTGACCTGTCGGTTCCCTGGCCATTTGGGCCGTTTTGCTCCGCGTTCGAGGATGTGCCCTCTAAGTGACTAGGGTAGGATTAGGGCATGGAAAAAGTGGTCCTAAAACTGGGTACTGGGGTCCTGACGGACCAGGATGGAACTTTGGCGGCAAGTCGACTGGCGAGAATCCTTGATGAAGTGATTCCTTACTTGCCTACGGACGATCAGTTGATTCTGGTGTCCTCGGGAGCCGTTGGCCTTGGTCGGGTCAGACTGGGACTGGAGGGGATCTTGTCCCTCCATGAAAAGCAGATGTGTGCTTCGGTGGGGCAGGCGGTGCTCATGCAGTATTACAACATGATCCTGTCTAAGTACGATTGCACTGCGGGACAGGTGCTGTTGACTTCGGGAGACTTGGCAAACGCTCATCGACGGCAAAACCTCCTGTCGACCTTTAAGGAAATGGAAAAGCATCCCATTATCCCTGTGATCAATGAAAATGACACGATCTCCACTGAGGAATTGGAGCTGCAAAATGACCATTCCTTTGGTGATAACGACCGGCTATCCTCGCTCATCGCTGTGGAGTTGAAGGCCAAGGTCCTCATCATGCTCACCGACATCGCCGGGATTTTTCAGGATCGTAAAAGCTATGAAAAGGGTGAGTGCATCCACCAAGTGGTGGACTTGTCGTTTCTAGACCGAATTGAAACCTGGAGCGGATCGGCTCAAGGGCGGGGAGGAGCCATGAGCAAAATCCAGGCCGCCCGCGCGACGGTCGAAGCAGGAACAGCCTGTTGGATCACCTCAGGCATCGTCGAGGACCAATTGGCGAATGGCATTCAGCGCATCATGCGCCATGAAGTCCCCGAAACAGGAACCCTGGTGAGCGGAGGCCTGGAGGGATGGAAACGCTAATCAAACAGGTCCGTCAGGCCAGCCTCAAGCTGGCAACATTGACGACAGCGGAAAAGAATCAGGCCCTGCAGGTCTATGCCGAGGTGTTGTCTGAAAAGACCAATGATTTGCTTCTGGAAAATCAGAGGGACCTAGATGAGCAAAAGGGCAAGATCTCCCCGAGTCTTTACCAGCGCCTTGCCCTCTCAAAGGACAAAATCGACCAGCTCATTGATGGTCTAGAGGACCTCAAAAATCTTGGTGATCCTGTGGGGCGGATGACGCTTCGTCGTGAGTTGGACAAGGGGTTGGTGCTCGAAAGGGTCTCAACGCCGATTGGGGTCATTGGTATTATCTTCGAGTCACGTCCAGATGCGGCCATTCAAATAAGTTCTCTCCTTCTCAAAAGCGGTAACGGTGGATTACTGAAAGGGGGGAAAGAAGCTCTTCATTCCATTCGCGCCATTGATGCCGTTCTTCAGGAAGTCACTCGGCGGTGCCCCTTTCTTCCCGAAGGGTGGATTGCCTTTGTGGAATCCCGTGAAGATGTGGGTAAGATGCTCGCCTACGATCAGGATATTGATCTTATCATCCCAAGGGGCTCCAACGAACTGGTACAGACTGTGATGAATGGAACCAAGATACCAGTCCTGGGGCACGCCGATGGGATTTGCCATATCTATGTGGATGAGGACTGTGATCTGGATCAGGCGATAGAGATTATTATCGATGCCAAAACCCAGTATCCATCGGCCTGTAATGCCGTTGAGACCTTGTTGATCCATGAGACACAGTTTTCAGAAGTGCAAAAGAGGTTGACGGATCAGTGTCCACAACTTGAACTCCTTTCAGCGCCAGAGAGTTGGTCGATTGAATATGGGGACTTGCGTTTGGCTGTAAAGTCGGTGCGAAATATGGCCGAGGCCGTTGATCACATCAACACCTTTGGCTCCCACCACACCGAGGCTATTTTGACTAGTAACCAAAGTCGGGCGGAAGAGTTTTTGCATGAAGTGGACTCTTCGAGCGTTTTTGTTAATTGCTCGACCCGATTTGCCGATGGTTTTCGCTACGGATTTGGTGCCGAAGTGGGGATTAGTACAAACAAAACCCACGCCCGGGGGCCCGTTGGCCTGGAAGGTCTGGTGATTTACAAATACCTCCTGCGCGGTCAAGGGCAAGTGGTGGCCAGCTATTCGGGCTCAGAGGCCCGGCCTTTTACTCATCGCAATTTGTCATAGGGAGTAAACGGTCAAGGAGCCTCTTAGGCGGCCAAATCATCGGCTTCTTTTGGGCGGTCCCGGTAGAGTTCCATATCCAGAACCTGAGCCCTTGGAATTTCAATCCAAAAGGTCGAGCCCACGCCGATTTCACTCGTCACTTTGATGGTACCACCCATGGCCTCCATTAGGCGTTTGGTAATGGGCATTCCCAAACCGGTGCCTTTGTGATGGAGAGCCACCTTGCCGAGAGTTTCAAATTCGTTAAAGACTTTGTCCAGCTCGTCTTGGGCAATGCCTTTGCCCGTGTCTTTAACGAACAATTTGACGAAATCGGGATCGGATCCATCGGTCCAGATTTCCACTTGTCCACCCTCGCGGTTGTACTTGATGGCGTTGGTGACAATATTGGAGAAAACCTGTTTGATTCTTAACTCATCAAAATAGCATTCACAGCTTCCATTATCCTCTGGCTTATAGGCGATCTGGATGTTAGAGCCCTCGGCCATGCCTTCGAAGTTTTCCGTGAGGCCGGCTGCCAAGGCTGAGAGATCGCTGTGACTGACAAAAAGATCCATTTTGCCAGCCTGAATTTTGGCAAAATCAAGAATGTCATTCACCAAAGCCACCAGATGCTGGCCCTGCTCGTAAATCATGCCAATGAACTCGGTCCGTTCTTCATCTGTGTCAAACAGCCCCAATTGGAGAATTTCAGCCGAAGCCACCATGGCCGACAGGGGAGTGCGAAGTTCGTGAGTGGTCAACGCAATAAAGCGATCCTTAGCCAGATCCAGTTCTTTAAGCTGCTTGTTCTGATTGAGGAGTTCCTCAAAGGCGGCCTTGATTTCGATCTGCTTGGCCGTGATGTCCCTCTGAAGCTTCTTCTGCACAGTGATATCTTGGAACATCAGAGTGACACACTCCGTGCCTTCCAGATGGATCTTCTTAACACCCAAATTGGCTATAAAGGTGGTGGTGTTTTGTTTGCAGATGACCACATCCTGATAGAGCCCCTCGTTGCCCAGTAGATCCTGGTTGAGGGCCCTGAACTCGGGGCGCACCTTGGCGGGAAAAAGGCTTGAGACCTCAATTTGGTCCAGATCCGTGCCGTTGGGGATTTCCAACAGTTCTCGTCCCAGTTTGTTCACATAAAGGCAATGGCGACCATCGGCGGTGAACACTAGAATCCCCAAAATAGCCTCTTCAGACAGCATGGTGTGGAGCTTAAGATGGTTAGCTTCCGATAATCTTGACATTCTGTTAGGCCCCGCCGATGACGCGAACAAAATCGGCAGCCCGTTCCAGACTAGCCTTAAGTTCAACCAATAGTTTTTTAAATCCGGTTTGCGGATCAATGGTCAATCGCTTCATCACTTCCGGATTGACCCCGTTAATTTTATGGTGACCGGAGTTGCCAAATTTTAAAGCGTGAGTGAGGAGGTTGGCCAAAAATACGATGTCCACCACCTGATTCAAATCAGCGGAAATGCCTCCGCGCTTCATGTTGTTGTCTTGGTGATGGTAATTGGCCACGGCCTGAATCTGTCCCGGGAGACGCCATTTTTCAGCCAACATTTTGCCAATTTCGGTGTGTTCGGGAATACCAAGGGCTTTTTCGGCTTCATTGTAAGAGGTCTGCTCCTCATTGGCCTTGTGAACAATCTTGATCATCGCTTCACGGTCGATGGTAAACAGAGCCACCTTTCCCATGTCATGAACCAGCCCACAAGTAAACAAGTCAGCCGGTGTGGCGTGACCAGCAGCTTTGGCGATGGTCTCAGAAGCGATTCCAACTCCCACCGAGTGAGTCCAGAACTGGTTCATATCAAACTCACTTGGGCCTTTAACATCTAAAGCATTGATGATGGATGCCGAGAGAACCAATTGGTGAACCGTATCAAAACCAATGTAGGCAATGGCTCGGCCGAGATTGCTCACGCCACCTGGGATGGCGTAATAGGCTGAGTTGACCAGCTTTAAAACCTTGGTCGTCAAGCTCACGTCATTTTCCATGATCTTTTCGACATCTGAGGTGGAAGACATGGGGTCGCTGATCACCTGGCTGAGTTCGTAGACAATAGTGGGGAGAGTTGGCAGTTCGTCCAACTTACTGAGCAGATATTCATGGCTGAGTTTTGGTGCCGCACCCATAGGCTTGCTCACTCTCTCATAAACTGTCTCTAACCAGCTAGTTTCGGAAAGACTTTAGCTGGAAACAATTCTTTGAGTTTCGACGTGACACGCTGAAAAGTGACAGGTTTAAGGATGTAGCCATTCACATTAAGAGATTTGGCTTGAATGATATAGTCCTTGTCAGAAACCGCTGTGATCAGGACAAAGGGTACGTCTTTGTATTGGCTCTCCTCGCGAACGTGCTTCAGAAGCCCCAGCCCATCCATGTTCGGCATCATGATGTCCGAAAGGATTGCAACCAGACCATCTACAGTGCCCTCTTTCAGATAGTGTTCCCAGGCCTCTTCACCGTCAACACACTCAATGACGTTGTAGTCGAGTTTTTTGAGCAAGTGACTGAGAATCTTTCGGTTAGGTGGAGAATCTTCAGCAATGAGGATGGTTTCTTTTTGCTCTTGGGCTTCAGACATGGACGGGCTCCTTCATTTGTTTTTTAGCCATAATGAATATCGGCAAATCACCCCAGTGGGTTGAAGAAATGAAGAGGTTTTAACGGAGTTAGCATACTGTTGTTTCAATTGGGGATGGTCGCCCTCGACCTTGCGCCGGATCAATGTCCATATCCAATTAAAACAATCAGACTTTAGAGAGATAGTTTCACTTTGAGGCGCTGGGCTGAGAGGATCTTTTTTTTAGCCGGCCGTTGGCTCTGCCCACTTTCTTTCTTTGATTGGCTTCGAAATCGATAAGCTTTTTTGCGATGCGCTTGTCTTGCAGGCCCAGAATGCGCGCAGCCAGTAGACCAGCGTTAAATGAATTGTCCACTGCCATGGTGGCCACAGGAACGCCCTTTGGCATTTGTGCAATCGACAAGAGTGCATCGAGTCCATCCAGTTTTCCAACCAGAATGGGGACGCCAATGACAGGGAGAGGGGTGAGTGAGGCCACCATGCCTGGCAAATGGGCGGCACCACCAGCCCCGGCAATGATGACCTGGATGCCCCGTGATTTGGCCTTGGTTGCCCAGGTTTGCATAAAGCGCGGCGTGCGATGAGCAGACACAATTTTAATTTCGTAGGGAATTTTGAAATCTGACAATATTGTTTCAGCCAGCTCCATTTTTGGCAGGTCCGAGTCGCTCCCCATTATGATGGCCACGCGTGGTTTGGCTGAACTCATAGATGAAACTCCTTCTTGGCTTTTAACAAGCGGGCTAGGGCCGTCTGAGGCCCACTTCCTAATGCGGTGAGGTGACCCATTTTACGTCCCGGTCGATTGTCACTTTTTCCATACCAGTGCAGATTCAGGTTGGGAGGAAGGTTCCATGTTGGAGGGCCCCCCATTTCTCCCAAGAGGTTGAGCATGGCAAAGCCCGGCTTGCGCAATTCCACCGTACCTAACTTCATACCCAATAGGGCTTTAATATGCAGGGTAAACTGGTCAGAATTGAGAGCATCCAATGAGTAATGGCCGCTGTTATGCACCCGGGGCGCCACTTCATTGACCACCAAGCCTTGAGCGGTATCAAAGAACTCAAAACCAATCGCACCTACGTAGTCAATTTCGCCAAGCAAAGTCTTAATCTTCTTCGTGATGGCACCCAGGGAGCGGTGGCGCAGAGGGCCTTTTACCCAAAAACAGCGATTATCCTTTTGTTGGCTTTCCACTAGTGGCAAAAATGAGACCTCACCATTGATTGAGCGAACGGCCATCAGTGCCAATTCTCGGCGAAAGGTCACAAATGATTCGGCGATAAAGCCGTCCTTAACTTCACTCAGGAGCCCTTCGACCTTACTCGCATTTTGCCGATTGCGAACAATAAAAGTGCCGTAGCCATCATAACCAAAGCGGCGCTTTTTCAACACCAGACCTTTCGGGAATTTTTGCAAAGCCTCATCCAGTTGGTTGCGATTAGAGACCTCCATAAACGGAGAGGTGGTAATTTTGTATTTCTCTAGGAGCTGCTTTTGGATCAATCTATCTTGGAGTTTTCCCATCAATTCCGGTCGGGGAAAAAGGGGCGTTCCTGTTCCCTCGGCTACCTGTTGGAGCTGTAAAGCATCCAGGAACTCACTTTCAAAGGTGACCACATCAACTTGAGCAAAAAACCGTCTCAGGTCGGACTCCTTGGTCGGACTTCCTTGGTGCCAATGGCGAGTCACCAGGGCGGCCGGGTCCTCTTCTCCAGGACACAAGACGTGCATTCGCAGGCCCAGGCGTTGTCCCTGTTGAATGAGCATTCGCGCCAGCTGGCCGCCACCTAAAATCCCGACCTTCATTTTTGAGAATTGTTGACTCATTCCAAGGGTTTTCACCCGAGGAGGGGAAAAGGTCAAGGACTCCGGCCTTTCCTCTTTCTTCCTTTTGCACTATATTGCCGCGCATGAATTCTGATGTTCGTCCGCTGCCCCTGGAGGGCAGCGCCCATTTTCCCGTGGTCCTGGCTCCTATGGTGGGTTTGTCCCACATCGGTCTGAGGCTCTTGGTCAGGCACTACTGGCCGCAAGATGGGAAAGCTTTTTTCCCCACCGAAATGCTCAACAGCCGTCGCCTGCCCAATGAAAAGGTGGGGGCCACTCCCGAGACCTTTCGTTCCGACGAAGAAGTCGATCTTTGCCCTCAGATTTTAGGAAACGAACCAGGCCCTATTGCCAAATCGATTGAAGTGCTTGAGGACTGGGGAGCCGTGGCCGTCGATATCAACATGGGTTGCCCCGTCCAAAAGGCCCTGCGCCACAACTATGGAGTGGCCTTGATGGGTGATGTGGACTACGCGGGTCGGGTCACGGAAATGGCCACCAAAGTGGCTCGGGTTCCGGTGAGTGTGAAACTTAGAGCTGGACACCAGAATGATTTGGAATTCCTAGCCAAGTTTGTTCAACGCCTGGAAGAAGCTGGGGCAGCCTGGTTGACCATGCACCCGCGAACGGCTGAACAAAAACGGCGAGGACAGGCCGATTGGAGCCAGATCAAATTTGTCCGCGATCAGGTGAAGGTTCCGGTGATCGGCAATGGTGATGTGCAAACAGCAGGTGATGTTCAGAGGATGCTCACAGAAACCACCTGTGACGCCGTGATGGTGGGAAGGGCTTTGACTGCTCGCCCGTGGCTGGTTTGGCAAGTCGGAGAGGACTTGGGTTTTGATCCGCCGGCGGCAATGGTTGGCCGCCGAGCGCCCCGCACTCCACTGGAAGAGGGGCGGGAAATGGGTGAAGCCCTTAAGCTCCTCACACAAATCATGGCCGAGTACTTCCCGGAAAACTTGGGGATACGAAAACTGATGTTTTACATTCGCACCTGCAACCCTTGGTTGGTCTTTGGTCAACACTTGTTTGCCCTTTGCAGTCGCGCAAAGACCTACCCCCAGTTTCTTGAGGCCATCGATATCTTCTTTTCTCAGGAGCAGGCGATGATGGAGAAAACCGATCTAAGATAGACTTTAGGCGTTGAGCTTGGCATCGAGTTGGTCGGCATCTTCCAGAGCCGCAAGGTCCGAGTAACCACCAATAAACTCCTCACCAATAAAAATCTGCGGGATGGTTTTGAATCCAGTACGGGCACGTAAAGCCTGAAGTTCGTCGTCCTTGCCGTCCAAGTTGATTTCTTCGAAAGTCACACCCTTGTCATTGAG
This is a stretch of genomic DNA from Pseudobdellovibrionaceae bacterium. It encodes these proteins:
- the proB gene encoding glutamate 5-kinase codes for the protein MEKVVLKLGTGVLTDQDGTLAASRLARILDEVIPYLPTDDQLILVSSGAVGLGRVRLGLEGILSLHEKQMCASVGQAVLMQYYNMILSKYDCTAGQVLLTSGDLANAHRRQNLLSTFKEMEKHPIIPVINENDTISTEELELQNDHSFGDNDRLSSLIAVELKAKVLIMLTDIAGIFQDRKSYEKGECIHQVVDLSFLDRIETWSGSAQGRGGAMSKIQAARATVEAGTACWITSGIVEDQLANGIQRIMRHEVPETGTLVSGGLEGWKR
- a CDS encoding glutamate-5-semialdehyde dehydrogenase, with translation METLIKQVRQASLKLATLTTAEKNQALQVYAEVLSEKTNDLLLENQRDLDEQKGKISPSLYQRLALSKDKIDQLIDGLEDLKNLGDPVGRMTLRRELDKGLVLERVSTPIGVIGIIFESRPDAAIQISSLLLKSGNGGLLKGGKEALHSIRAIDAVLQEVTRRCPFLPEGWIAFVESREDVGKMLAYDQDIDLIIPRGSNELVQTVMNGTKIPVLGHADGICHIYVDEDCDLDQAIEIIIDAKTQYPSACNAVETLLIHETQFSEVQKRLTDQCPQLELLSAPESWSIEYGDLRLAVKSVRNMAEAVDHINTFGSHHTEAILTSNQSRAEEFLHEVDSSSVFVNCSTRFADGFRYGFGAEVGISTNKTHARGPVGLEGLVIYKYLLRGQGQVVASYSGSEARPFTHRNLS
- a CDS encoding HAMP domain-containing histidine kinase is translated as MSRLSEANHLKLHTMLSEEAILGILVFTADGRHCLYVNKLGRELLEIPNGTDLDQIEVSSLFPAKVRPEFRALNQDLLGNEGLYQDVVICKQNTTTFIANLGVKKIHLEGTECVTLMFQDITVQKKLQRDITAKQIEIKAAFEELLNQNKQLKELDLAKDRFIALTTHELRTPLSAMVASAEILQLGLFDTDEERTEFIGMIYEQGQHLVALVNDILDFAKIQAGKMDLFVSHSDLSALAAGLTENFEGMAEGSNIQIAYKPEDNGSCECYFDELRIKQVFSNIVTNAIKYNREGGQVEIWTDGSDPDFVKLFVKDTGKGIAQDELDKVFNEFETLGKVALHHKGTGLGMPITKRLMEAMGGTIKVTSEIGVGSTFWIEIPRAQVLDMELYRDRPKEADDLAA
- a CDS encoding HDOD domain-containing protein, with protein sequence MSKPMGAAPKLSHEYLLSKLDELPTLPTIVYELSQVISDPMSSTSDVEKIMENDVSLTTKVLKLVNSAYYAIPGGVSNLGRAIAYIGFDTVHQLVLSASIINALDVKGPSEFDMNQFWTHSVGVGIASETIAKAAGHATPADLFTCGLVHDMGKVALFTIDREAMIKIVHKANEEQTSYNEAEKALGIPEHTEIGKMLAEKWRLPGQIQAVANYHHQDNNMKRGGISADLNQVVDIVFLANLLTHALKFGNSGHHKINGVNPEVMKRLTIDPQTGFKKLLVELKASLERAADFVRVIGGA
- a CDS encoding response regulator, which produces MSEAQEQKETILIAEDSPPNRKILSHLLKKLDYNVIECVDGEEAWEHYLKEGTVDGLVAILSDIMMPNMDGLGLLKHVREESQYKDVPFVLITAVSDKDYIIQAKSLNVNGYILKPVTFQRVTSKLKELFPAKVFPKLAG
- the purE gene encoding 5-(carboxyamino)imidazole ribonucleotide mutase; amino-acid sequence: MSSAKPRVAIIMGSDSDLPKMELAETILSDFKIPYEIKIVSAHRTPRFMQTWATKAKSRGIQVIIAGAGGAAHLPGMVASLTPLPVIGVPILVGKLDGLDALLSIAQMPKGVPVATMAVDNSFNAGLLAARILGLQDKRIAKKLIDFEANQRKKVGRANGRLKKRSSQPSASK
- a CDS encoding 5-(carboxyamino)imidazole ribonucleotide synthase; this translates as MSQQFSKMKVGILGGGQLARMLIQQGQRLGLRMHVLCPGEEDPAALVTRHWHQGSPTKESDLRRFFAQVDVVTFESEFLDALQLQQVAEGTGTPLFPRPELMGKLQDRLIQKQLLEKYKITTSPFMEVSNRNQLDEALQKFPKGLVLKKRRFGYDGYGTFIVRNRQNASKVEGLLSEVKDGFIAESFVTFRRELALMAVRSINGEVSFLPLVESQQKDNRCFWVKGPLRHRSLGAITKKIKTLLGEIDYVGAIGFEFFDTAQGLVVNEVAPRVHNSGHYSLDALNSDQFTLHIKALLGMKLGTVELRKPGFAMLNLLGEMGGPPTWNLPPNLNLHWYGKSDNRPGRKMGHLTALGSGPQTALARLLKAKKEFHL
- a CDS encoding tRNA-dihydrouridine synthase family protein, producing the protein MNSDVRPLPLEGSAHFPVVLAPMVGLSHIGLRLLVRHYWPQDGKAFFPTEMLNSRRLPNEKVGATPETFRSDEEVDLCPQILGNEPGPIAKSIEVLEDWGAVAVDINMGCPVQKALRHNYGVALMGDVDYAGRVTEMATKVARVPVSVKLRAGHQNDLEFLAKFVQRLEEAGAAWLTMHPRTAEQKRRGQADWSQIKFVRDQVKVPVIGNGDVQTAGDVQRMLTETTCDAVMVGRALTARPWLVWQVGEDLGFDPPAAMVGRRAPRTPLEEGREMGEALKLLTQIMAEYFPENLGIRKLMFYIRTCNPWLVFGQHLFALCSRAKTYPQFLEAIDIFFSQEQAMMEKTDLR
- the grxC gene encoding glutaredoxin 3 is translated as MAKVTIYTWTVCPYCVRAKNLLNDKGVTFEEINLDGKDDELQALRARTGFKTIPQIFIGEEFIGGYSDLAALEDADQLDAKLNA